The nucleotide sequence AATCTTCACTAGATTTTACTTTTCTACCTTGATATAAGCCCCACAAAATTAATAGAGACATATACGAGATCATAACGATAAGTAATTGCAGTTGGTTGTCCATAGGAGGTGTTTAAATTAAGCTTTAAATATAGTAAAACAATGATATTCTTTAACATTTAGAATTATCAATAGTAACAAATTTGAAAAAGATTAATCAATCAAGATTTCTAAAATTTTAATAGCTGCATCACTAATTTTAGTACCTGGACCAAATACAGCTACTGCACCAGCATCAAATAGATATTGATAATCTTGTTTTGGAATCACTCCGCCTACAATCACCATAATATCTTCACGACCATAGCTTTTAAGAGCTTCTATAACTTGAGGAACTAATGTTTTATGTCCAGCCGCAAGAGAAGATACTCCTAAAATATGAACATCATTTTCTACAGCTTGTTTAGCAGCTTCTTCTGGTGTTTGAAACAAAGGACCAATATCTACATCAAAACCGACATCAGCATAACCTGTTGCAACTACTTTAGCTCCGCGGTCATGACCATCTTGTCCCATTTTGGCAATCATAATACGAGGTCGACGACCATCTTGTTCTGCAAAAATATCTGCAAGCTCTCTGGCTTTTTTAAAGGAATTATCGTCTTTTATTTCTTTACTATACACTCCACTAAATGATTTTATTTGTGCTTTATAACGTCCAAATTCATCTTCAAGAGCATCACTAATTTCTCCTAAGGTGGCACGCTCACGAGCAGCTTTAACAGCTAAAGCTAATAAATTTTCTTGTCCTGAACGAGCAGCTTCAGTTAATTTTAATAATGCTGTTTCTACTTTATCAGAATCCCTTTCGCTTTTAATTCTATTTAAGCGTTCTATTTGTGAATTACGAACGGTTTGGTTATCGACCTCTAAAATATGCAACGGATCTTCTTCATCTAACCTATATTTATTAACTCCTACAATAACATCCTGCCCAGAATCTATTCGAGCTTGTTTACGAGCTGCAGCTTCTTCAATGCGTAATTTTGGTATTCCCGCTTCAATGGCTTTGGTCATACCACCTAGCTCTTCAACTTCTTCAATAAGAGACCAAGCTTTTTGAGCGATATCGTTTGTTAAAGATTCTACATAATAACTTCCAGCCCAGGGGTCGACTGTTTTTGTAATTTTGGTTTCTTCTTGTAAAAATATTTGTGTATTTCTCGCAATACGTGCAGAAAAATCTGTAGGCAATGCAATGGCTTCATCTAAAGCATTGGTATGTAAAGATTGCGTACCTCCAAAAGCTGCGGCGGCTGCCTCAATAGTTGTTCTGGCTACATTATTAAAAGGATCTTGTTCAGTTAAACTCCATCCCGAAGTTTGACAATGTGTTCTTAGTGCTAATGATTTTTCATTTTTAGGATTGAATTGTTTTACCAATTTTGCCCAAAGCATACGTGCTGCACGCATTTTAGCGATCTCCATAAAATGATTCATTCCAATTGCCCAAAAGAAAGATAGGCGAGGCGCAAAAGTATCAATATCCATACCTGCTTCAAGACCTTTACGTATATATTCTAATCCATCGGCAAGTGTATAAGCTAATTCAATATCGCAAGTTGCACCAGCTTCTTGCATATGATACCCAGAGATACTAATGCTATTAAATTTAGGCATATAATTACTGGTATATTCAAAAATATCTGAAATAATTTTCATTGATGGTGTAGGAGGATAGATATAGGTATTCCTAACCATAAATTCTTTTAAAATATCATTTTGAATGGTTCCAGCTAATTGTTCAGGAGATACGCCTTGTTCTTCTGCTGCAACAATATAAAATGCTAATATTGGTAGTACAGCGCCATTCATTGTCATAGATACGGACATCTTATCTAAAGGAATCTGATCAAACAGTATTTTCATATCCTCGACCGAATCAATTGCTACACCAGCTTTTCCAACATCTCCCACGACACGCTCGTGATCTGAATCATATCCACGATGAGTTGCTAAGTCAAACGCAACAGATAACCCCTTTTGTCCAGCAGCTAAATTACGTCTATAAAAAGCATTACTTTCTTCAGCTGTAGAAAATCCAGCATATTGGCGAATTGTCCAAGGTCTGCGCACATACATTGTGCTATATGGGCCACGTAAATTTGGAGTAAGTCCAGCTGCAAAGTTGAGGTGTTCTAAATTTTCAATATCACTTTTAGAGTAAGTTTGTTTTACCTCAATATCTTCAGCAGTAAGAAATGAACTTGTTGGATCTTGTTCTTTTTTTACTGCTCCTCCTTTTAAATTTATATGTTGAATATCTTTTCTACTCATTATCTAAACGTTTTTGTTCAACAGTTTCAGCTAAACGTTTTTCAATAATTGGTTCTATTAAAGTTTTTCGAGTATTTATTTTTATAAATGGATATAATTCCAAATCGTGTTTCATTTTATCATTAGGGTTTGGATGTTTATTGGTACCCAATAATACTTCCTCTCCGTCATTAAATAATGTTTGTTCTTTTATAGCACTTTCCTTTATTTTACGCTGAATTGTACCTTCTTTAAGTTGCTGTAAAAAACCACCATTAGTTTCAATATCTTTAAATAACTCTAATGCTTTCTCAGCAAACTGATGGGTTAGCTCCTCAATATAATAAGCACCATCTGCTGGATTATCAATTTTATCAAAATAACTTTCATGTTTTAGGACAAGCAATTGATTACGTGAAATACGCTCACCAAACTCGTTATCTTTATGGTAAATAGCATCATAAGATAAATTGCAAACAGTGTTTGCACCGCCTAAAATAGCACTCATACACTCAGTCGTTGTGCGCAACATATTTGTGTTATAATCATAAAGTGTTTTATTTCGTTTAGTAGGGGCCGCTATAATGTGGCAATCGGTATTAATATTATATTCTGAAGCAAGAGTGTTCCAGAGTAATCTTAAAGCTCTAAGCTTGGCAATTTCGAAGAAATAATTGGTGCCAATAGAGGTATTAAAAATTACTTTAAGAGATTGCTTATCATCATTCGCAATGATGTTATCAAGATGATTTAAATATTCGTTTGTATGTGCTAGTCCATACGTCAATTGTTGAATAATGTTTGCTCCAGCATTTTGATATAAAGACATGTCTACACCAAAGCTTAAAGTTTGCTTTACAATCGTTTCGAATTTAGAGTGATCTTCTTTTAAATTAGAATACCAATTCCCTGATTTAGCTAAATTGCCAATAATATCTGTATGAATAGAAATTTTTGCTTTTGCAGCAATTGTATTTAATTGTTTAACAAAGCTTTCTGAAAGGAATTGAAGTTCAAAATGTAATGAAATAGAAGTAAGATCGATATTCTTTATTAATTCATCAATAGAAATATCTTCTGATGGAATTATAAATTTAATACTTTCAGCTCCTCTATTTAATATATCTATAGCTTTTATGTTAGATTTTACTACATCTGCTACAAAAATAGATTGACATACGTCCCATTTTGAAGCTTCTGTTTTGATACCTTGAGATAGTTTAAAATCTTCTAAATGATAAAAAGGTTTTACATCTACTCCTTCAATAGAATTCCAAATTAATGTGTTATTATAATCAGCTCCTTTTAAATCTAATTGTATTTTTTGTTTCCAAGCTTTAATTGAAACAGGTTCAAATTCGTTGAATAATGATTTACTCATTCTCGTTTTTAATTTTGATGCTATCTTCGTATTCTATAATATAAATTTCTTCATTATCTTTCTTCATATGATATTTTTCACGGCCATATTTCTCTATGCCTTTATCATTACTTAATTTTTTTATGTCTTTCTGATCTTTTTGAATTTCATTTTGATAATATGCTTTCTCTGCTTCTAAATCTTTAATATCTTCATTCAATTCATTATGAATAAACCAAGAATTACTATCAAAAAAGAGCATCCAAACAGAAAAAACAATAAATATTAAAAAGAATAAATTTTTAAAGGGTTTTAAAAAACGTTTGTATTTATTTGGAAATTTAAGCATTATAGACGATCGTTAATAATAGTTCTTAAAATATTAACTGCTCCAGTGTTGTATTTGTTGTTTGGAATAATAATATCTGCATAATCTCTTGTTGGTTCAATAAATTGCTCATGCATTGGCTTTAATGTAGTTTGGTATCGAGATAGTACTTCATCTAAATCTCGACCTATCTCTGAAGTATCACGTTTTAATCGCCTTATTAAGCGCTCATCGCTATCGGTATTTACATAAACTTTAATATCGATCATATTTCTCAGATCAGGATTAGTAAGGACTAAAATACCTTCAATAATCATTACTTTTTTTGGAAGTATTTTTATAGTATTATTAGTTCGATTATGTTCTACAAACGAGTATACAGGTTGATGAATAGCTTTTCCAGCTTTTAAAACCTTGAGATGCTCTACTAATAAATCAAAATCAATAGAATCTGGGTGATCGAAATTAATTTTAACACGTTCGTTATAACTTAAATGCGAATTATCTTTATAATATGCGTCTTGCGAAACCACTCCAACTTCCTTTTTAGGGAATTCTTTTAATATCTGATTTACAATTGTAGTTTTACCACAACCAGTTCCACCAGTGATTCCTATAACTAACATTGGTTTTATTTTAATTTAGTTATAAAGTTAATCAAATATATGAGCAATTATTTTTTTATTCCTGCAACTTCTTCTTTAGTTATCATTTTGTTATTTTCATTACCCCAACTATTGGTAATGTAGTTCATAACATCTGCAACCTCATCATCTTCTAAACCTAAGCGAGCCATAAAACCATTATAAGTTTCGCCATTAACTGTAATTTCTCCTCGTTGCCCATATTTTATACCCTTAATGCTTGCTTCTCGATTATTTTTTAAATAATCAGAACCGGCGAGAGGAGGGAAAGTACCCGCTACTCCTTTACCTGTAGGTAAATGACAAGTTACACAAAAATCTGCATAAATTTCGGCTCCACGTTTAATGCTTTCTTTTAGTTTATTAGCATCTTGTAGTGTTGTTTCGTTTGAACTTGAAATATTTACTAACAATAAAGATATTACAGTGATACAACTTAGTATAAGTGTTTTCATTTTATGTTTTTTAATTTTTCAATTTTATTTTTTTGGCATAATTTTTATAATGCCTTTTCCTTCTACAGCAGCGTAAATGTAACCATCAGGTCCTTGACGTACATTACGTATACGCCCTAAACCATCTAATATCTTTTCACGCTTAACTACTTTATCACCTTTAAGAATAACGCGTTCTAAATATTCAAATTTTAAAGATCCAGCTAAAAGGCTTCCTTTCCAATCAGGATATATATCAGAAGTTACAAAAGCCATACCACTTGGAGCAATAGATGGTACCCAGAAAAATAGTGGTTGTTCCATTTTAGGTAAAGCTGTGTTTTCTGTAAAACTTGTTCCGTTGTAGTTAATACCATAACTAATTGTTGGCCATCCAAAGTTTTTTCCTTTTTTAATGATATTTATTTCATCTCCACCACGCGGCCCATGTTCGTGCACCCATATCTTACCTGTTTTTGGATGTTTAACCATCCCCTGTGGGTTACGGTGCCCGTAACTATAAATTGCAGTTTTAGCATTTGGTGAATTTACAAATGGATTATCGGATGGAATACGTCCATCATCATGTATTCTGTATATTTTACCACAATCACGAGTAATATCTTGTGGATTTACATCTCTATTTCCTCGATCTCCAATAGAAAAATATAAATAACCTTCGTTATCGAACTCCAAGCGAGAACCAAAATGCTGCCCTCTTCTTGAGTTAGGACCAGCTTTGTATAATAATTGATTTTCTACAAATTTGTTGCCTTCTAATTTTGCTCTCATTATAGCTGTGTTTCCGCCATCACCAGCACCTTCAGCGGATGCAAACGAAAAATAAATCCATCCGTTATTTTTATAATCCGGATGTAATTCAAGATCTAATAAACCACCTTGACCACGAACATAAATATCTGGTAAGCCATCGATATAAGTTTTTTTACCATCTTTAAAATGAATTAACTCTCCAGACTTTTCTGTGACAAGCATACTTCCGTCAGGTAAAAAAGCCATTCCCCAAGGAATTGCTAATTCTGGTATAACAGTTTCTACAGTATAATTAATTTCTGAAGGAGCTTCTGCTAGTATAGTAGATTGAATTTGATTATTAATAGCAGAATTATTCTGAGCACAAGCAAAATTAGCTGTAAATATAATTGCAAGTAAAAGGCTTAAATTTTTCATTTGTTTTGTTTTATGAGTACTTGAAAATATAATGAATGAATTTGTTGTTTTTTATTTGAACGGTTAAAGATACTACATTAATTAAAAATTATAATTAACATTAACACCACTATAATAATTCACAGGATTACCTGGATAAAAAAATCGAGGCGCATTACCACCAAATCCCCTGGCATTTATAAGTATTTGTGAAGCGTATTCTTCATCAAAAACATTATCTAGTCCAAAATAAGCATTTAAATTCCATCTTTGATTGATAGCTAATTTATAACCTATTTTTAAATTAGTGAGATTATAAACTTCTGAAAATTGAGAGTTACTATCTGTTATAGGAATACGACCTACATGCTGAAAATTAATATTTCCATAGAGACCTATTTTAGTATTAAAATCAATTCCTGCATTTAATACTTCGGATGGTACACCAGTTAAATCATTTCCAGAAAAATTATTGTCATCATCAATAAATTCTTCAAATTTAAAATCATTAAGCGTATATGTTAAAAATGTATTTATAGATAATTGCTCTTTTTTTAACCACTGATAATCTAGAGAAACTTCTAAACCATCATTTTGAGTTTCACCTGCATTAATACCAATAAACTGATCATCAGCAGTACGACGTGATACTAATAAGTTACGAATATCTAATCTAAAAACTGAAACATTGTATTGTAAACGATTATTAATGAGAGTCCCTCGTGATCCAATTTCAAAGTTCCATCCTGTTTCTGGTTCAAGTTCTGTGTTTATCTGACCATTTGGTAATAATGTTTCTTGAAGCGTAATAGGAGAGAAGCCATGACTTGCATTAGCAAATGCACTAATATTATTAGTGAACTCGTGTGAGATACCAAATTTTGGAGATACAATACCATCAAATCTAAAATCACCTGATTGATCTGGGTTGCTTACTGAAGCTATAAAACGATCGTCAAGGTCATAAGCTGTTTGATTAAAATTTACACCAATAGATAATCTCGTTTTCTCTGATATATCGTAATTAGTATCAAAAAAGATATTGTAATAGGATCTGTTTTCTTTAAAATCTGATAAGCGATCACCTTCTACACTACCAGTACCAATAGGGAAATCAAGATATAAATTTTCGAAAGTTCCAGATTTTAGGCGATCATTAAAAAACTCTCCTCCAAATGTCCAATTAAGCTGTTTGTTAAATAATTTGAAACTCCCTAATAATCTACTTCTAATACCTATAGCAAATAAATCTTCTTCTAAAATATTAAAAGGCCTAGGTTCATACGATTTTCTAAACGAAGTAAATACGCTTGTTGTTTGTTTTAAATTATCATGATATTGATGATTCCAAGATAATCCAAAGATTCCACGTTGAGAATCTTCAAATCCTTGTGCTTGCCCCCAAGTAAAAGCAGCAGCTCTAGGATTATTTATAAATGTATCTTCATTAATTGAACTCGGGATAAATGCTTTTAAATCGACATAACTTCCTAAAAAAGATAGCTCGTCTTTTTTTCCTAGGTAATGATTTGTATTAACTGTAACGGTTTGCCTGTCATACTCGTTATTATCTCTATAACCATCGCTATGTGTGTTACTATAAATTGCCCTAAAACTATTTTTATTAGTTCCGTGGTTTATATTTATAGTTTCTTTTATTAAACCAAACGATCCAATATTAAGTTCTCCACTTACATTTGTTTGATTAAGGTATGAATTCTGTGGTGTGAGATGTATCGTTCCTCCCAAACCAGCACCATAAATACTTGAAGCTGCCCCTTTTATTATTTCTAAACGAGAGATTGCACCAAGCTCAAAATCTTCTATTGTAGTTTCACCATTTCCTGTGGTTAATGGAATATCTTTAAAGTAAGCACGTATATTTGCGGTACCAAATAAATTGCGAGCACCTATCCCTCTAATTGTTATTCGATTAGTGTTTAAAGCACCACTTTGTTGAAATACACCAGGAACTCGATTTAATACCGAAGCAGTATTATAATCATTACCTCGATTAATATCTTTTTGAGTAATGATACTTGTGGCTGTTACTGATTTTTTTAATGATTGAGGAATATTATTTGTACTAACAAGAACTTCGTTTAATTCTGAAGGCTCAATAGACATTTGTATAATTATATATTCTGAACCTTCTGATATTGAAATTTCTAAATCTTGATACCCTGTTTTTTTAAGCTGATATGTTCCTGAGGTTACCTCAAACTTACCATTAGAATTTGTAGAAGTTGCTAAATTATTTTGAGTATTAAGAAGCGTAACCTTAGATAAAGGGGTTCTATTTTCACTATCAATCACTTTTCCTTCTATAGTTTGTTGACCATAAATAAGATTGGAAAACATAATAATAATAAATAAAAAAATCTTTTTAAATGCTGAAGAATAGGTTAGTAATGTCATTTATTAGTTTAAAAATCAAGGAACAAAACTAAGTGTAAAAAATGAGTTTAATTTCAATTTTTTCTAAATCATATGTTAATTTTTAAGGAATAAATTTGATTACTTGTCTTAAATAAAAAAAGGCTGTCGAAACTTCGACAGCCTTTTATTACCACAATAGTTTATTGATTGACTAATTCAAATAATTAATTTATGGATTTTAATTTTGAACCAATAATGGGTTATTATCTGTTGCACGTTGTGGGATTAACCATTGCCATCTTGGATCTCCAGCTGGTACAGTTTCAATTATTGATTGCGTTGGATTAAAGTTAGAGTTTGCGAAATCTCTATCTAATGGTAAATCCATACGTTTTAAATCATAAAATCTAAATCCTTCACCCCATAACTCAACACGTCTTTGTATTAAAATTTCATCAATTAAATCTTGACCTGTGTTAGTAGATAATGTATAAGCAGCATCTCTAGCTTGAGCCATTGGTAATAATGCATTAGCAGCACCAGGATCGTCTCCCATTCTTGCTCTCGCTTCAGCTTCAATTAAATACATTTCTGATACTCTCATATAAGGTTGATCCATACGGCTATCTCCTGTACCTTCAGCAATAAATTTCTGATTAGTATACGGGAATCTTTGGTGACGACTAGATATTTCTACCCCAGGTGGTAAATCTGGATGTGTTCCGTCTGGTGAAAATAATCTTGCACGAACATCTGTTGGAGATATTTGATCGTATAATAAACGGTTAATTGACTTAGGATTACCTCTAATATT is from Flavobacteriaceae bacterium and encodes:
- a CDS encoding methylmalonyl-CoA mutase, whose amino-acid sequence is MSRKDIQHINLKGGAVKKEQDPTSSFLTAEDIEVKQTYSKSDIENLEHLNFAAGLTPNLRGPYSTMYVRRPWTIRQYAGFSTAEESNAFYRRNLAAGQKGLSVAFDLATHRGYDSDHERVVGDVGKAGVAIDSVEDMKILFDQIPLDKMSVSMTMNGAVLPILAFYIVAAEEQGVSPEQLAGTIQNDILKEFMVRNTYIYPPTPSMKIISDIFEYTSNYMPKFNSISISGYHMQEAGATCDIELAYTLADGLEYIRKGLEAGMDIDTFAPRLSFFWAIGMNHFMEIAKMRAARMLWAKLVKQFNPKNEKSLALRTHCQTSGWSLTEQDPFNNVARTTIEAAAAAFGGTQSLHTNALDEAIALPTDFSARIARNTQIFLQEETKITKTVDPWAGSYYVESLTNDIAQKAWSLIEEVEELGGMTKAIEAGIPKLRIEEAAARKQARIDSGQDVIVGVNKYRLDEEDPLHILEVDNQTVRNSQIERLNRIKSERDSDKVETALLKLTEAARSGQENLLALAVKAARERATLGEISDALEDEFGRYKAQIKSFSGVYSKEIKDDNSFKKARELADIFAEQDGRRPRIMIAKMGQDGHDRGAKVVATGYADVGFDVDIGPLFQTPEEAAKQAVENDVHILGVSSLAAGHKTLVPQVIEALKSYGREDIMVIVGGVIPKQDYQYLFDAGAVAVFGPGTKISDAAIKILEILID
- a CDS encoding methylmalonyl-CoA mutase, which encodes MSKSLFNEFEPVSIKAWKQKIQLDLKGADYNNTLIWNSIEGVDVKPFYHLEDFKLSQGIKTEASKWDVCQSIFVADVVKSNIKAIDILNRGAESIKFIIPSEDISIDELIKNIDLTSISLHFELQFLSESFVKQLNTIAAKAKISIHTDIIGNLAKSGNWYSNLKEDHSKFETIVKQTLSFGVDMSLYQNAGANIIQQLTYGLAHTNEYLNHLDNIIANDDKQSLKVIFNTSIGTNYFFEIAKLRALRLLWNTLASEYNINTDCHIIAAPTKRNKTLYDYNTNMLRTTTECMSAILGGANTVCNLSYDAIYHKDNEFGERISRNQLLVLKHESYFDKIDNPADGAYYIEELTHQFAEKALELFKDIETNGGFLQQLKEGTIQRKIKESAIKEQTLFNDGEEVLLGTNKHPNPNDKMKHDLELYPFIKINTRKTLIEPIIEKRLAETVEQKRLDNE
- a CDS encoding septum formation initiator family protein, translated to MLKFPNKYKRFLKPFKNLFFLIFIVFSVWMLFFDSNSWFIHNELNEDIKDLEAEKAYYQNEIQKDQKDIKKLSNDKGIEKYGREKYHMKKDNEEIYIIEYEDSIKIKNENE
- a CDS encoding uridine kinase, with the translated sequence MLVIGITGGTGCGKTTIVNQILKEFPKKEVGVVSQDAYYKDNSHLSYNERVKINFDHPDSIDFDLLVEHLKVLKAGKAIHQPVYSFVEHNRTNNTIKILPKKVMIIEGILVLTNPDLRNMIDIKVYVNTDSDERLIRRLKRDTSEIGRDLDEVLSRYQTTLKPMHEQFIEPTRDYADIIIPNNKYNTGAVNILRTIINDRL
- a CDS encoding cytochrome c, with the translated sequence MKTLILSCITVISLLLVNISSSNETTLQDANKLKESIKRGAEIYADFCVTCHLPTGKGVAGTFPPLAGSDYLKNNREASIKGIKYGQRGEITVNGETYNGFMARLGLEDDEVADVMNYITNSWGNENNKMITKEEVAGIKK
- a CDS encoding PQQ-dependent sugar dehydrogenase, translated to MKNLSLLLAIIFTANFACAQNNSAINNQIQSTILAEAPSEINYTVETVIPELAIPWGMAFLPDGSMLVTEKSGELIHFKDGKKTYIDGLPDIYVRGQGGLLDLELHPDYKNNGWIYFSFASAEGAGDGGNTAIMRAKLEGNKFVENQLLYKAGPNSRRGQHFGSRLEFDNEGYLYFSIGDRGNRDVNPQDITRDCGKIYRIHDDGRIPSDNPFVNSPNAKTAIYSYGHRNPQGMVKHPKTGKIWVHEHGPRGGDEINIIKKGKNFGWPTISYGINYNGTSFTENTALPKMEQPLFFWVPSIAPSGMAFVTSDIYPDWKGSLLAGSLKFEYLERVILKGDKVVKREKILDGLGRIRNVRQGPDGYIYAAVEGKGIIKIMPKK
- a CDS encoding TonB-dependent receptor, which gives rise to MTLLTYSSAFKKIFLFIIIMFSNLIYGQQTIEGKVIDSENRTPLSKVTLLNTQNNLATSTNSNGKFEVTSGTYQLKKTGYQDLEISISEGSEYIIIQMSIEPSELNEVLVSTNNIPQSLKKSVTATSIITQKDINRGNDYNTASVLNRVPGVFQQSGALNTNRITIRGIGARNLFGTANIRAYFKDIPLTTGNGETTIEDFELGAISRLEIIKGAASSIYGAGLGGTIHLTPQNSYLNQTNVSGELNIGSFGLIKETININHGTNKNSFRAIYSNTHSDGYRDNNEYDRQTVTVNTNHYLGKKDELSFLGSYVDLKAFIPSSINEDTFINNPRAAAFTWGQAQGFEDSQRGIFGLSWNHQYHDNLKQTTSVFTSFRKSYEPRPFNILEEDLFAIGIRSRLLGSFKLFNKQLNWTFGGEFFNDRLKSGTFENLYLDFPIGTGSVEGDRLSDFKENRSYYNIFFDTNYDISEKTRLSIGVNFNQTAYDLDDRFIASVSNPDQSGDFRFDGIVSPKFGISHEFTNNISAFANASHGFSPITLQETLLPNGQINTELEPETGWNFEIGSRGTLINNRLQYNVSVFRLDIRNLLVSRRTADDQFIGINAGETQNDGLEVSLDYQWLKKEQLSINTFLTYTLNDFKFEEFIDDDNNFSGNDLTGVPSEVLNAGIDFNTKIGLYGNINFQHVGRIPITDSNSQFSEVYNLTNLKIGYKLAINQRWNLNAYFGLDNVFDEEYASQILINARGFGGNAPRFFYPGNPVNYYSGVNVNYNF